A part of Maridesulfovibrio hydrothermalis AM13 = DSM 14728 genomic DNA contains:
- the tmcC gene encoding TmcC family electron transfer complex membrane anchor subunit, which produces MNGIYAFVVGPLAWFAWGVFILGSAYRLVSMYQLAKAKDGSSLHFMSFKFGMRSILAWLNPSGTLGWQSNPWTTLVTFVFHICLVVVPLFLLGHVVLWDQFFGISWPTLPDVVADIMSILVLVCCIFFGLRRFLQRDVAFLTTGKDWVAIAIPAMVFLTGVLSYHEIGNPKVMLVLHILSGEIMLISIPFTRLSHMLFGLFTRAYMGSEFGGVRHCKDW; this is translated from the coding sequence ATGAACGGTATTTATGCATTCGTGGTAGGCCCTCTGGCGTGGTTCGCCTGGGGCGTGTTTATTCTTGGTTCCGCTTACAGGCTGGTTTCAATGTATCAGCTTGCAAAAGCAAAAGACGGTTCGTCTTTGCATTTTATGAGTTTCAAATTCGGGATGCGTTCCATTCTGGCTTGGCTCAATCCTTCCGGAACCCTCGGTTGGCAGAGTAATCCCTGGACTACTCTGGTAACTTTCGTTTTTCACATCTGTCTTGTTGTTGTACCTCTGTTCCTTCTGGGACATGTGGTTCTCTGGGATCAGTTTTTCGGCATCAGCTGGCCTACTCTCCCGGATGTAGTTGCGGACATTATGTCTATTCTGGTTTTAGTTTGCTGCATATTTTTCGGCTTGCGTCGTTTTCTGCAGCGTGATGTGGCTTTCCTTACCACTGGTAAAGATTGGGTTGCCATTGCCATCCCCGCAATGGTCTTTCTTACCGGTGTACTCTCATATCATGAGATCGGAAATCCTAAGGTTATGCTCGTATTGCATATCCTGAGCGGTGAAATTATGCTGATCAGCATTCCTTTCACCCGTTTGAGCCACATGCTGTTCGGCCTATTCACCAGAGCCTACATGGGATCCGAGTTCGGTGGCGTACGTCACTGTAAGGACTGGTAA
- the tmcB gene encoding electron transfer complex ferredoxin TmcB, with protein MTFDRKIEDAGLSRGVSRLTPERIENTLRQVIEGEAGAKLKLYAETCMRCGMCSEACHYYMSQDKDPSYSPAGKVHQTLGKILRNNYKVSAEEIYEIAQIAYTECNLCRRCVHYCPLGIDTGYIMSMVRRMCHKLGVTPQYIQDTAHSHSATMNQMWLKDDEWMDTLQWQEDEARDEMPNLRIPLDKEGADIYYSVIAPEPKFRTQLIYQAAYIFNEAGVDFTMPTQPGWDNSDMCMFSGDFEMMGRLKKRHFESALDLKVKRIVMGECGHAFRSIYDQGNRWDAWEMYPIEVVHSVEFFWELFQAGKIKLREKFKEPITVHDPCNIIRGRGLMEQSRKLAHALCENVVEMTPNLEHNYCCAAGGGVINCGPPFKNVRMKGNKIKAQQLKDTGVNTILAPCHNCHGGLEDLVHYYELGMDIKFFGDLIYDLMEKPEV; from the coding sequence ATGACTTTCGACAGAAAAATCGAAGATGCAGGGCTTAGCCGGGGAGTTTCTCGACTGACCCCTGAACGCATCGAAAACACTCTGAGGCAGGTTATTGAAGGAGAAGCCGGCGCAAAACTCAAGCTTTATGCTGAGACTTGCATGCGTTGCGGTATGTGCTCCGAAGCCTGCCATTACTACATGTCGCAGGATAAGGATCCTTCTTATTCTCCGGCTGGTAAAGTTCACCAGACACTGGGCAAAATTCTGCGTAATAACTACAAAGTTTCTGCTGAAGAAATTTATGAGATTGCACAGATTGCCTATACTGAGTGTAACCTTTGCCGTCGTTGCGTACACTATTGTCCGCTGGGAATTGATACCGGTTACATCATGAGTATGGTACGCCGTATGTGCCATAAACTAGGCGTAACTCCCCAGTACATTCAGGATACCGCACACAGTCATTCTGCGACCATGAATCAGATGTGGCTCAAAGATGACGAGTGGATGGATACCCTGCAATGGCAGGAAGATGAAGCCCGCGATGAGATGCCAAACCTGCGCATTCCCCTCGATAAGGAAGGCGCTGACATCTATTATTCAGTTATTGCACCGGAACCTAAGTTCCGCACACAGCTGATTTATCAGGCTGCTTACATATTCAATGAAGCCGGAGTTGACTTCACCATGCCCACACAGCCGGGCTGGGATAACTCCGATATGTGTATGTTCTCCGGTGATTTTGAAATGATGGGACGTCTTAAAAAACGTCATTTTGAATCCGCCCTTGACCTTAAGGTCAAACGTATTGTCATGGGTGAGTGCGGTCACGCATTCCGCTCTATTTACGATCAGGGTAACCGTTGGGACGCATGGGAAATGTATCCTATTGAAGTTGTCCACTCTGTGGAATTCTTCTGGGAGCTTTTTCAGGCTGGCAAGATCAAACTGCGTGAGAAGTTCAAAGAACCTATCACCGTGCACGATCCCTGTAACATTATCCGCGGTCGCGGCTTGATGGAACAGTCCCGTAAACTTGCACATGCACTTTGTGAAAACGTAGTTGAAATGACACCTAACCTTGAGCACAACTATTGCTGTGCTGCAGGCGGCGGCGTTATCAACTGCGGTCCTCCGTTCAAAAATGTCCGCATGAAAGGTAACAAGATCAAAGCCCAGCAGCTTAAGGATACCGGAGTAAACACAATTCTTGCTCCCTGCCATAACTGTCACGGTGGTCTCGAAGATCTGGTTCACTATTACGAGCTGGGCATGGACATCAAATTCTTCGGTGATCTTATCTATGATCTCATGGAAAAGCCTGAAGTGTAA
- the tmcA gene encoding acidic tetraheme cytochrome c3 TmcA, translating into MLKRVFSIAVIAACVFLYMIPAFCQEDITFLLDPAFEHPERPAAMFEHDAHNEKAGIDDCASCHHVWEDGKIVEDESSEDQKCSDCHTVKPESGKTGLRNAYHKLCSDCHIQKDLGPVTCAGCHPKGGAAPSAH; encoded by the coding sequence ATGTTAAAAAGAGTATTCTCTATTGCGGTGATCGCCGCTTGTGTCTTTCTCTATATGATTCCCGCGTTCTGTCAGGAGGACATCACCTTCCTGCTTGACCCGGCTTTTGAACATCCAGAAAGACCTGCCGCCATGTTTGAACATGACGCTCATAATGAGAAAGCCGGTATAGATGACTGCGCCTCTTGCCATCACGTATGGGAAGACGGTAAAATTGTGGAAGACGAAAGCTCTGAAGATCAGAAATGTTCTGATTGCCACACAGTCAAACCTGAATCCGGTAAAACTGGACTGCGCAATGCTTACCACAAGCTTTGTTCAGACTGCCATATTCAGAAAGATCTCGGTCCTGTGACCTGCGCTGGCTGCCACCCTAAGGGCGGAGCAGCTCCATCCGCACACTAG
- a CDS encoding adenosine deaminase family protein, translating to MKKIILVLLLLVSACAPRTAEKYTSFNVSDPVALRMLLAEMPKGADLHTHLSGIPYAEDYLCWAAEDGSCIDIASGKIVSGPCGNGTVAARTAYTDAFVWNTAVNSLSVREGRRDNHMWGHDQFFSTFGKMGASKKDKGRLLAHAVKQAERDKVQYLEVMISIYGPKWVSPWAKQVGWSEDVETTFMNLKLAGLFDGIAQAISSIDQAEIRKRQLVGDGAGKDVEVRYINQIFRGIDPAYVFAQLAWSFELVHRDPRVVGINMVGPEDAPIAVRDYALHMTMLDFLHQQYPDVSITLHAGELTGGLTSPEALSDHISMAVTKGHATRIGHGVDLAYEDGARDLLKLMKDRGVALEVLLGSNRAILHVEGKEHPLRTYMKGGVPVVIASDDMGVARSTMTDEYMLAVTDQGLSYADLKRSARNSLEYSFLPGKSLWKNRAAFEMVEDCYGDITPDKECSNYLSESVKAKQQWNLERKIKMFEKKYGF from the coding sequence ATGAAAAAGATAATCCTTGTCCTGCTGCTCCTTGTCTCGGCTTGCGCCCCCCGCACTGCTGAAAAATATACCAGCTTCAATGTTTCTGATCCGGTTGCCCTGCGTATGCTTTTAGCAGAGATGCCTAAGGGGGCAGATTTACATACCCACTTGTCAGGTATTCCATATGCCGAAGACTACCTGTGCTGGGCGGCTGAGGATGGTTCATGTATTGATATAGCCAGTGGGAAAATTGTTTCCGGCCCTTGTGGTAACGGGACTGTTGCAGCCAGAACAGCCTACACTGATGCCTTTGTCTGGAATACAGCGGTAAACAGTCTCTCTGTCAGAGAGGGGAGACGTGATAACCATATGTGGGGGCATGACCAGTTTTTTTCTACTTTCGGGAAAATGGGTGCTTCAAAAAAGGACAAAGGAAGACTGCTTGCTCATGCTGTTAAGCAGGCTGAACGGGATAAGGTTCAGTATCTTGAAGTCATGATTTCAATCTATGGCCCGAAGTGGGTAAGTCCTTGGGCCAAGCAGGTTGGCTGGAGTGAAGATGTCGAGACTACTTTTATGAACCTTAAACTGGCAGGACTTTTTGACGGCATTGCGCAGGCAATTTCATCAATAGATCAGGCTGAAATCCGCAAACGTCAATTGGTCGGGGATGGTGCAGGTAAAGACGTTGAAGTTCGATATATAAATCAAATATTCCGTGGAATCGATCCAGCTTATGTCTTTGCCCAGTTGGCATGGTCTTTTGAACTGGTTCATCGTGACCCGAGAGTCGTTGGTATTAATATGGTCGGTCCGGAAGATGCGCCGATTGCAGTGCGTGACTATGCTTTGCATATGACAATGCTGGATTTTCTACATCAGCAGTACCCTGATGTCTCCATAACCCTTCACGCCGGTGAGTTGACTGGTGGTCTGACTTCCCCTGAGGCTTTATCCGACCATATCAGTATGGCAGTCACCAAAGGACATGCAACGCGAATAGGGCACGGAGTGGATTTAGCTTATGAAGATGGCGCACGTGATCTGCTTAAACTTATGAAAGACAGAGGTGTTGCGCTGGAAGTGCTGTTAGGGAGCAACCGGGCAATTCTGCATGTAGAGGGAAAAGAGCATCCACTTCGAACATATATGAAAGGAGGAGTTCCGGTTGTGATCGCATCTGATGATATGGGCGTTGCCAGATCGACTATGACTGACGAATACATGCTTGCGGTGACGGATCAAGGGTTAAGTTATGCCGATCTAAAGCGTTCCGCACGGAATTCACTGGAATATTCGTTTCTTCCGGGTAAGTCGCTTTGGAAGAATAGGGCGGCTTTTGAAATGGTTGAAGATTGTTATGGTGATATTACACCTGACAAAGAATGCTCGAATTATCTATCAGAAAGTGTAAAAGCTAAGCAGCAGTGGAACTTGGAGCGCAAGATTAAGATGTTTGAAAAAAAGTATGGATTTTAA
- the ychF gene encoding redox-regulated ATPase YchF codes for MALSIGIVGLPNVGKSTLFNALTKAQNAESANYAFCTIEPNKAVVPVPDARIDKLAEIVNPQRVQQSTVDFIDIAGLVEGASKGEGLGNKFLGNIRETQAILHVVRCFDNDDVIHVANSVDPLRDIEIIETELILADVQALDTRIEGMKKKIKGDKTLGPKIAEAEKLLEHLNEGNPVNTFGELDTDIMDEMMRDLRMITAKNVIYCANVDEEGLTEDNDYVKKVKALADERGAEFVKISAKMEEELVGLDDDEYNEFLDSYGVTESGLAKIIRTGFHSLGMISYFTAGVKEVRAWTIHDGDKAPRAAAAIHTDFERGFIRAEVIGYNDYITNGSEAACRSAGVLRSEGKEYVVKDGDVIHFLFNV; via the coding sequence ATGGCTCTCAGTATCGGAATCGTGGGATTGCCCAACGTTGGCAAATCCACTCTTTTTAACGCCCTGACCAAGGCCCAGAACGCAGAAAGCGCAAACTATGCTTTTTGTACAATTGAACCAAACAAAGCCGTTGTTCCCGTGCCTGATGCACGCATCGACAAACTGGCTGAGATCGTAAACCCGCAGCGGGTTCAACAGTCTACAGTTGATTTTATCGATATTGCAGGTCTGGTTGAAGGCGCAAGCAAAGGTGAAGGGCTGGGCAACAAATTCCTCGGCAACATCCGCGAAACACAGGCCATCCTGCACGTTGTACGCTGCTTTGATAACGATGATGTTATCCATGTGGCCAACTCCGTTGATCCCCTGCGTGACATCGAGATAATTGAAACCGAACTTATTCTTGCTGATGTTCAGGCTCTTGATACCCGCATCGAAGGTATGAAGAAAAAAATCAAAGGTGACAAGACTCTTGGTCCTAAAATAGCTGAAGCTGAAAAACTTCTTGAGCATCTCAACGAAGGCAATCCGGTTAACACCTTCGGAGAACTTGATACGGATATAATGGATGAGATGATGCGCGACCTGCGTATGATCACAGCCAAGAACGTTATCTACTGTGCAAACGTTGACGAAGAAGGTCTCACTGAAGACAACGACTACGTCAAAAAAGTTAAAGCTCTTGCTGATGAACGTGGTGCTGAGTTTGTTAAAATTTCTGCTAAAATGGAAGAAGAGCTGGTCGGATTAGATGATGACGAATACAACGAATTCCTTGATTCATACGGTGTAACCGAATCCGGCCTTGCCAAAATAATACGGACTGGTTTCCATTCCCTTGGCATGATCAGCTACTTTACCGCCGGTGTTAAAGAAGTCCGCGCCTGGACTATCCATGATGGTGACAAAGCTCCCCGCGCGGCTGCTGCAATTCATACCGACTTCGAACGCGGATTTATTCGCGCCGAAGTTATCGGTTACAATGACTACATCACTAACGGCAGTGAAGCTGCATGTCGTTCTGCGGGCGTTCTGCGCTCCGAAGGAAAAGAGTATGTAGTCAAAGACGGCGATGTCATACACTTCCTTTTCAACGTTTAG